The following are encoded in a window of Oncorhynchus mykiss isolate Arlee chromosome 31, USDA_OmykA_1.1, whole genome shotgun sequence genomic DNA:
- the LOC118945992 gene encoding extensin-like: MKEARKQNIRNRLDQPNTAHSPTTQRTAPPHSPQSQHTAHSPSTQSQPTAPPHSPQSQPTAPAHSPSPQQTVPAHSPNPQPHHTAHSPQPHHTAPPHSPQPHHTAPAHILQPHHTAHSPTTQSQPTALSTQSQPTAHSPSPQPHHTAHSPSPQPHHTAPAPPYSPSPQPHHTAHSPTTQPQPQPNHTAHSPTTQSQPTAHSPTTQPQPHHTAHSPNTQPQPTAHSPTTQPQPTAPPHSPSPQSQPTATVPAHSPTAHSRSPQTTVPAHSPTTQPTVPAPPHTPQPHHTAHSSS; this comes from the coding sequence ATGAAAGAGGCTCGAAAACAGAATATCAGGAACAGATTAGACCAGCCCAACACAGCCCACAGCCCCACCACACAGCGCACAGCCCCACCACACAGCCCACAGTCCCAGCACACAGCCCACAGCCCCAGCACACAGTCCCAGCCCACAGCCCCACCACACAGCCCACAGTCCCAGCCCACAGCCCCAGCACACAGTCCCAGCCCACAGCAAACAGTCCCAGCACACAGTCCCAACCCACAGCCCCACCACACAGCCCACAGCCCACAGCCCCACCACACAGCCCCACCACACAGCCCACAGCCCCACCACACAGCCCCAGCCCACATCCTACAGCCCCACCACACAGCTCACAGCCCCACCACACAGTCCCAGCCCACAGCCCTTAGCACACAGTCCCAGCCCACAGCACACAGTCCCAGCCCACAGCCCCACCACACAGCCCACAGTCCCAGCCCACAGCCCCACCACACAGCCCCAGCCCCACCATACAGCCCCAGCCCACAACCCCACCACACAGCCCACAGCCCCACCACACAGCCACAGCCCCAGCCCAACCACACAGCCCACAGCCCCACCACACAGTCCCAGCCCACAGCCCACAGCCCCACCACACAGCCCCAGCCCCACCACACAGCCCACAgccccaacacacagccccagccCACAGCCCACAGCCCCACCACACAGCCCCAGCCCACAGCCCCACCACACAGCCCCAGCCCACAGTCCCAGCCCACAGCCACAGTCCCAGCCCACAGCCCCACAGCCCACAGTCGCAGCCCACAGACCACAGTTCCAGCACACAGTCCCACCACACAGCCCACAGTCCCAGCCCCACCACACACCCCACAGCCCCACCACACAGCCCACAGCTCCAGTTAG